In Dryobates pubescens isolate bDryPub1 chromosome 31, bDryPub1.pri, whole genome shotgun sequence, one DNA window encodes the following:
- the NFILZ gene encoding NFIL3 like protein, translated as MESFLAPLGCEAPRGEGCRPGRVSRRQRRFMPAEKKDTRYWEKRRRNNEAAKRSREKRRLNDCAMESQLAALRRENAVLRTELLALKLRFGLLGAGGDPYQGQALWHLLGAYFGGHGAASPLLEAEPFGGDSCLLASESFAPEVLEPGGFSCKTFCPARNIPGCASKPAPVGTPGLQQPKGLEASFSPPVCSLFLDGRCPARCALRLSLPDGACFLCPSPRPAEVSRESLSAVSDEDDEQQVPKASPLPPGSLPCPPEEPLKGRSSVALPHKLRIKTKALSGLEESSLDSH; from the coding sequence ATGGAGAGCTTCCTGGCGCCGCTGGGCTGCGAGGCGCCGCGGGGCGAGGGCTGCCGGCCGGGCAGGGTCTCCCGGCGGCAGCGCAGGTTCATGCCGGCCGAGAAGAAGGACACCAGGTACTGGGAGAAGCGGCGCAGGAACAACGAGGCGGCCAAGCGCTCgcgggagaagaggaggctcaacgACTGCGCCATGGAGAGCCAGCTGGCTGCGCTCCGCCGGGAGAACGCCGTCCTGCGCACCGAGCTGCTGGCCCTCAAGCTGCGCTTCGGGCTCCTCGGCGCCGGCGGAGACCCCTACCAGGGGCAGGCCCTGTGGCACCTGCTGGGGGCTTACTTCGGGGGGCACGGAGCGGCCTCCCCGCTCCTGGAGGCGGAGCCCTTTGGGGGGGACTCCTGCTTGCTCGCCAGCGAGAGCTTTGCGCCGGAGGTGCTGGAGCCGGGAGGCTTTTCCTGCAAGACCTTTTGCCCTGCCAGAAACATCCCGGGCTGTGCCTCCAAGCCGGCTCCCGTGGGTAcgcctggccttcagcagccCAAGGGGCTGGAGGCGTCCTTCAGCCCCCCGGTTTGCTCTCTGTTCCTCGATGGCCGCTGCCCAGCCAGGTGTGCTCTCCGTCTGTCCTTGCCAGACGGTGCCTGCTTCTTGTGCCCTTCCCCTCGCCCAGCCGAGGTGAGCAGAGAAAGCCTCAGCGCTGTCTCGGATGAAGATGATGAGCAACAAGTGCCTAAAGCTTCTcctctgcccccaggcagcctgccctgccctccagaAGAGCCCTTGAAGGGCCGAAGCTCCGTTGCCCTACCTCACAAGCTGCGGATTAAGACCAAAGCCCTCAGTGgcttggaggagagcagcctggactccCACTGA
- the ACTL9 gene encoding actin-like protein 9, which translates to MSSTSWGPGPPRSRDSLLPFYTAQQSLGSCSSGSNITSSQQLVLRTGAVVIDPGTRSCRAGFCGEETPRVEINTGVGCPMAWPPGAGENRSEAFRGEEALPCPEAEVQLMQKGIVTNWEAAGCLWQHLFDHELQVPPEEYALLLTEPPLSPSRHREKVVELVFESLGCPGFFVSPQPVLAAYAHGTTSGLVVDVGHAVSSAVPVHEGYSLAHATKKSELAGSHLSWHLLKLLEDRGYELSSEVANVVEDIKHKCCYVASSLEAECQLPPGSYTLDYALPDGQTISLSKERFQCPEILFNPPANWGIPYGGIHEMAQRSLSQLPEEMKSAMYKNILLCGGSSLFEGLERRFHSELLQILAPSSKVKVAAPALRRYSAWTGGSILSSLLNFQRWWIRREEYTEEGPRIVHSRCY; encoded by the coding sequence ATGAGCTCCACAAGCTGGGGCCCAGGACCCCCCAGAAGCAGGGactccctgctccctttctACACTGCTCAGCAGTCACTGGGATCATGCAGCTCTGGGTCAAACatcaccagcagccagcagctggtgctgagaACAGGAGCAGTGGTGATCGACCCAggcaccaggagctgcagagcagggttctgtgGAGAGGAGACACCCAGGGTGGAAATCAACACAGGGGTGGGGTGCCCCATGGCCTggcccccaggggcaggagaaaACAGATCTGAAGCTTTCAGGGGAGAGGAAGCCTTGCCCTGCCCCGAGGCTGAGGTGCAGCTGATGCAGAAGGGCATCGTCACCAactgggaagcagctggatGCCTGTGGCAGCATCTGTTTGACCACGAGCTTCAGGTGCCCCCTGAGGAGTatgccctgctcctcactgaGCCCCcactcagccccagcaggcacagagagaaggtggtggagctggTGTTTGagtccctgggctgccctggcttCTTCGTCAGCCCGCAGCCTGTCCTCGCCGCCTACGCCCACGGCACAACCAGCGGCCTGGTGGTGGACGTGGGGCACgctgtcagctctgctgtgccggTCCATGAGGGCTACAGCCTGGCACATGCCACCAAGAAGAGTGAGCTGGCAGGGTCACATCTCTCCTGGCACCTGCTGAAGCTCTTGGAGGACAGAGGGTACGAGCTCAGCAGCGAGGTGGCCAACGTGGTGGAAGACATCAAGCACAAGTGCTGCTACGTTGCTTCCAGCTTGGAGGCTGAGTGCCAGCTCCCACCAGGCAGCTACACCCTGGATTATGCCCTGCCTGATGGCCAGACCATCAGCCTCAGCAAGGAGAGGTTTCAGTGCCCAGAAATACTcttcaaccctcctgccaactGGGGCATCCCCTACGGGGGCATCCATGAGATGGCCCAGAGAAGCCTCAGCCAGCTTCCAGAAGAAATGAAGTCAGCCATGTACAAAAACATcctcctctgtggggggtcCTCCCTCTTTGAGGGGCTAGAGAGGAGGTTTCACAGCGAGCTCCTCCAAAtcctggcccccagcagcaaggtcaaagtggctgccccagccctgcgcaGGTACTCGGCGTGGACAGGGGGAtccatcctcagctccctcctgaaCTTCCAAAGGTGGTGGATCCGCAGGGAGGAGTACACGGAGGAGGGGCCACGCATCGTCCACAGCAGGTGCTACTGA
- the MUC16 gene encoding mucin-16: MNTLLERLLKKSSIGPQLLRCETTAFRPGRQGAGTGVDAVCTYRKEPSGLPLDRVGLYHEVSNKTKGITQLGPYSLDRDSLYVNGYNEQRVLTTPSPPTTTAAALERFTINFTTTNLPYNSDLDNPDSAKFSSTQRVMNTLLERLLKKSSIGPQLLRCETTAFRPGRQGAGTGVDAVCTYRKEPSGLPLDRVGLYHEVSNKTKGITQLGPYSLDRDSLYVNGYNEQPVLTTPSPPTTTAAALERFTINFTTTNLPYNSDLDNPDSAKFSSTQRVMNTLLERLLKKSSIGPQLLRCETTAFRPGRQGAGTGVDAVCTYRKEPSGLPLDRVGLYHEVSNKTKGITQLGPYSLDRDSLYVNGYNEQRVLTTPSPPTTTAAALERFTINFTTTNLPYNSDLDNPDSAKFSSTQRVMNTLLERLLKKSSIGPQLLRCETTAFRPGRQGAGTGVDAVCTYRKEPSGLPLDRVGLYHEVSNKTKGITQLGPYSLDRDSLYVNGYNEQPVLTTPSPPTTTAAALERFTINFTTTNLPYNSDLDNPDSAKFSSTQRVMNTLLERLLKKSSIGPQLLRCETTAFRPGRQGAGTGVDAVCTYRKEPSGLPLDRVGLYHEVSNKTKGITQLGPYSLDRDSLYVNGYNEQRVLTTPSPPATTAAALERFTINFTTTNLPYNSDLDNPDSAKFSSTQRVMNTLLERLLKKSSIGPQLLRCETTAFRPGRQGAGTGVDAVCTYRKEPSGLPLDRVGLYHEVSNKTKGITQLGPYSLDRDSLYVNGYNEQPVLTTPSPPTTTAAALERFTINFTTTNLPYNSDLDNPDSAKFSSTQRVMNTLLERLLKKSSIGPQLLRCETTAFRPGRQGAGTGVDAVCTYRKEPSGLPLDRVGLYHEVSNKTKGITQLGPYSLDRDSLYVNGYNEQRVLTTPSPPATTAADLERFTINFTTTNLPYNSDLDNPDSAKFSSTQRVMNTLLERLLKKSSIGPQLLRCETTAFRPGRQGAGTGVDAVCTYRKEPSGLPLDRVGLYHEVSNKTKGITQLGPYSLDRDSLYVNGYNEQPVLTTPSPPATTAAALERFTINFTTTNLPYNSDLDNPDSAKFSSTQRVMNTLLERLLKKSSIGPQLLRCETTAFRPGRQGAGTGVDAVCTYRKEPSGLPLDRVGLYHEVSNKTKGITQLGPYSLDRDSLYVNGYNEQRVLTTPSPPTTTAAALERFTINFTTTNLPYNSDLDNPDSAKFSSTQRVMNTLLERLLKKSSIGPQLLRCETTAFRPGRQGAGTGVDAVCTYRKEPSGLPLDRVGLYHEVSNKTKGITQLGPYSLDRDSLYVNGYNEQRVLTTPSPPTTTAAALERFTINFTTTNLPYNSDLDNPDSAKFSSTQRVMNTLLERLLKKSSIGPQLLRCETTAFRPGRQGAGTGVDAVCTYRKEPSGLPLDRVGLYHEVSNKTKGITQLGPYSLDRDSLYVNGYNEQRVLTTPSPPTTTAAALERFTINFTTTNLPYNSDLDNPDSAKFSSTQRVMNTLLERLLKKSSIGPQLLRCETTAFRPGRQGAGTGVDAVCTYRKEPSGLPLDRVGLYHEVSNKTKGITQLGPYSLDRDSLYVNGYNEPLHRPALRTTAAPRPTGRNFTLNFTLTNLRYTADLKDPRSRRFISTVKVINHYIDLLLKSSSIGSVYTGCKLMRFRSGRPRDDTGIDTVCSYQANASLAKFNREKLYHELSTMTEGVTKLGHYTLDKNSLYVDGFPLTEAAVIRKPARSEAPAKQGYRLSFRIVNENLTNPDSQSPEYKAAVESISHKSEPSINRAEVERAFQDGASNTTGLWLGSSYQLQGFSVAGLELAIEAVTHKPPLKSGRENFRLHFRISNLPYSPELQDPSSQRYQMNKENIEKELEVFRTSSLKDYFVGCTVESFGPVRGKPHTDVVSICKFLVDSSRTLQKQEVYEELTRLTQGFTKLGSSYELEEQSLVVEGYSPIKTEEHQSGRFGE; this comes from the exons ATGAACACCTTG ctcGAGCGgctcctgaagaagagcagcattGGCCCCCAACTGCTGCGCTGTGAAACCACAGCCTTCAG GCCAGGGAGGCAAGGGGCCGGGACGGGGGTGGACGCCGTCTGCACCTACAGGAAGGAGCCCTCTGGCCTGCCCTTGGACAGGGTGGGCCTGTACCACGAAGTcagcaacaagaccaagggcatcACTCAGCTGGGCCCCTACAGcctggacagggacagcctctatGTCAATG GTTACAATGAGCAGCGAGTCCTGACCA ctcccagccccccaacaACGACAGCTGCAGCCCTCGAGCGTTTCACCATCAACTTCACCACCACCAATCTCCCCTACAACTCTGACCTGGACAATCCTGACTCAGCTAagttcagcagcacacagagagtCATGAACACCTTG ctcGAGCGgctcctgaagaagagcagcattGGCCCCCAACTGCTGCGCTGTGAAACCACAGCCTTCAG GCCAGGGAGGCAAGGGGCCGGGACGGGGGTGGACGCCGTCTGCACCTACAGGAAGGAGCCCTCTGGCCTGCCCTTGGACAGGGTGGGCCTGTACCACGAAGTcagcaacaagaccaagggcatcACTCAGCTGGGCCCCTACAGcctggacagggacagcctctatGTCAATG gtTACAATGAGCAGCCAGTATTGACCA ctcccagccccccaacaACGACAGCTGCAGCCCTCGAGCGTTTCACCATCAACTTCACCACCACCAATCTCCCCTACAACTCTGACCTGGACAATCCTGACTCAGCTAagttcagcagcacacagagagtCATGAACACCTTG ctcGAGCGgctcctgaagaagagcagcattGGCCCCCAACTGCTGCGCTGTGAAACCACAGCCTTCAG GCCAGGGAGGCAAGGGGCTGGGACGGGGGTGGACGCCGTCTGCACCTACAGGAAGGAGCCCTCTGGCCTGCCCTTGGACAGGGTGGGCCTGTACCACGAAGTcagcaacaagaccaagggcatcACTCAGCTGGGCCCCTACAGcctggacagggacagcctctatGTCAATG GTTACAATGAGCAGCGAGTCCTGACCA ctcccagccccccaacaACGACAGCTGCAGCCCTCGAGCGTTTCACCATCAACTTCACCACCACCAATCTCCCCTACAACTCTGACCTGGACAATCCTGACTCAGCTAagttcagcagcacacagagagtCATGAACACCTTG cttgagcggctcctgaagaagagcagcattGGCCCCCAACTGCTGCGCTGTGAAACCACAGCCTTCAG GCCAGGGAGGCAAGGGGCCGGGACGGGGGTGGACGCCGTCTGCACCTACAGGAAGGAGCCCTCTGGCCTGCCCTTGGACAGGGTGGGCCTGTACCACGAAGTcagcaacaagaccaagggcatcACTCAGCTGGGCCCCTACAGcctggacagggacagcctctatGTCAATG GTTACAATGAGCAGCCAGTATTGACCA ctcccagccccccaacaACGACAGCTGCAGCCCTCGAGCGTTTCACCATCAACTTCACCACCACCAATCTCCCCTACAACTCTGACCTGGACAATCCTGACTCAGCTAagttcagcagcacacagagagtCATGAATACCTTG ctcGAGCGgctcctgaagaagagcagcattGGCCCCCAACTGCTGCGCTGTGAAACCACAGCCTTCAG GCCAGGGAGGCAAGGGGCCGGGACGGGGGTGGACGCCGTCTGCACCTACAGGAAGGAGCCCTCTGGCCTGCCCTTGGACAGGGTGGGCCTGTACCACGAAGTcagcaacaagaccaagggcatcACTCAGCTGGGCCCCTACAGcctggacagggacagcctctatGTCAATG GTTACAATGAGCAGCGAGTCCTGACCA ctcccagccccccagcaacGACAGCTGCAGCCCTCGAGCGTTTCACCATCAACTTCACCACCACCAATCTCCCCTACAACTCTGACCTGGACAATCCTGACTCAGCTAagttcagcagcacacagagagtCATGAACACCTTG cttgagcggctcctgaagaagagcagcattGGCCCCCAACTGCTGCGCTGTGAAACCACAGCCTTCAG GCCAGGGAGGCAAGGGGCCGGGACGGGGGTGGACGCCGTCTGCACCTACAGGAAGGAGCCCTCTGGCCTGCCCTTGGACAGGGTGGGCCTGTACCACGAAGTcagcaacaagaccaagggcatcACTCAGCTGGGCCCCTACAGcctggacagggacagcctctatGTCAATG GTTACAATGAGCAGCCAGTATTGACCA ctcccagccccccaacaACGACAGCTGCAGCCCTCGAGCGTTTCACCATCAACTTCACCACCACCAATCTCCCCTACAACTCTGACCTGGACAATCCTGACTCAGCTAagttcagcagcacacagagggtCATGAACACCTTG ctcGAGCGgctcctgaagaagagcagcattGGCCCCCAACTGCTGCGCTGTGAAACCACAGCCTTCAG GCCAGGGAGGCAAGGGGCCGGGACGGGGGTGGACGCCGTCTGCACCTACAGGAAGGAGCCCTCTGGCCTGCCCTTGGACAGGGTGGGCCTGTACCACGAAGTcagcaacaagaccaagggcatcACTCAGCTGGGCCCCTACAGcctggacagggacagcctctatGTCAATG GTTACAATGAGCAGCGAGTCCTGACCA ctcccagccccccagcaacGACAGCTGCAGACCTCGAGCGTTTCACCATCAACTTCACCACCACCAATCTCCCCTACAACTCTGACCTGGACAATCCTGACTCAGCTAagttcagcagcacacagagagtCATGAACACCTTG ctcGAGCGgctcctgaagaagagcagcattGGCCCCCAACTGCTGCGCTGTGAAACCACAGCCTTCAG GCCAGGGAGGCAAGGGGCCGGGACGGGGGTGGACGCCGTCTGCACCTACAGGAAGGAGCCCTCTGGCCTGCCCTTGGACAGGGTGGGCCTGTACCACGAAGTcagcaacaagaccaagggcatcACTCAGCTGGGCCCCTACAGcctggacagggacagcctctatGTCAATG gtTACAATGAGCAGCCAGTATTGACCA ctcccagccccccagcaacGACAGCTGCAGCCCTCGAGCGTTTCACCATCAACTTCACCACCACCAATCTCCCCTACAACTCTGACCTGGACAATCCTGACTCAGCTAagttcagcagcacacagagagtCATGAACACCTTG ctcGAGCGgctcctgaagaagagcagcattGGCCCCCAACTGCTGCGCTGTGAAACCACAGCCTTCAG GCCAGGGAGGCAAGGGGCCGGGACGGGGGTGGACGCCGTCTGCACCTACAGGAAGGAGCCCTCTGGCCTGCCCTTGGACAGGGTGGGCCTGTACCACGAAGTcagcaacaagaccaagggcatcACTCAGCTGGGCCCCTACAGcctggacagggacagcctctatGTCAATG GTTACAATGAGCAGCGAGTCCTGACCA ctcccagccccccaacaACGACAGCTGCAGCCCTCGAGCGTTTCACCATCAACTTCACCACCACCAATCTCCCCTACAACTCTGACCTGGACAATCCTGACTCAGCTAagttcagcagcacacagagagtCATGAACACCTTG cttgagcggctcctgaagaagagcagcattGGCCCCCAACTGCTGCGCTGTGAAACCACAGCCTTCAG GCCAGGGAGGCAAGGGGCCGGGACGGGGGTGGACGCCGTCTGCACCTACAGGAAGGAGCCCTCTGGCCTGCCCTTGGACAGGGTGGGCCTGTACCACGAAGTcagcaacaagaccaagggcatcACTCAGCTGGGCCCCTACAGcctggacagggacagcctctatGTCAATG GTTACAATGAGCAGCGAGTCCTGACCA ctcccagccccccaacaACGACAGCTGCAGCCCTCGAGCGTTTCACCATCAACTTCACCACCACCAATCTCCCCTACAACTCTGACCTGGACAATCCTGACTCAGCTAagttcagcagcacacagagagtCATGAACACCTTG ctcGAGCGgctcctgaagaagagcagcattGGCCCCCAACTGCTGCGCTGTGAAACCACAGCCTTCAG GCCAGGGAGGCAAGGGGCCGGGACGGGGGTGGACGCCGTCTGCACCTACAGGAAGGAGCCCTCTGGCCTGCCCTTGGACAGGGTGGGCCTGTACCACGAAGTcagcaacaagaccaagggcatcACTCAGCTGGGCCCCTACAGcctggacagggacagcctctatGTCAATG GTTACAATGAGCAGCGAGTCCTGACCA ctcccagccccccaacaACGACAGCTGCAGCCCTCGAGCGTTTCACCATCAACTTCACCACCACCAATCTCCCCTACAACTCTGACCTGGACAATCCTGACTCAGCTAagttcagcagcacacagagagtCATGAACACCTTG ctcGAGCGgctcctgaagaagagcagcattGGCCCCCAACTGCTGCGCTGTGAAACCACAGCCTTCAG GCCAGGGAGGCAAGGGGCCGGGACGGGGGTGGACGCCGTCTGCACCTACAGGAAGGAGCCCTCTGGCCTGCCCTTGGACAGGGTGGGCCTGTACCACGAAGTcagcaacaagaccaagggcatcACTCAGCTGGGCCCCTACAGcctggacagggacagcctctatGTCAATG GTTACAACGAACCACTTCACAGGCCAG CTCTGAGAACaactgctgcccccaggccaACAGGCAGGAATTTCACTCTGAATTTCACCTTGACCAACCTGCGCTACACAGCAGACCTGAAGGACCCAAGGTCCCGCAGATTCATCTCCACAGTCAAAGTCATCAACCATTAT ATTGACCTCCtcctcaaaagcagcagcataggCTCTGTCTACACAGGATGCAAACTGATGAGATTCAG GTCTGGCAGGCCCAGGGATGACACAGGCATAGACACTGTCTGCAGCTACCAAGCCAATGCCAGCCTTGCCAAGTTTAACAGAGAAAAGCTTTACCATGAGCTGAGCACCATGACAGAGGGTGTCACCAAACTAGGGCACTACACCCTGGACAAGAACAGCCTCTATGTTGATG GTTTCCCCCTGACAGAAGCAGCTGTGATCAGGAAGCCTGCCAGGAGTGAGGCTCCAGCCaagcagggctacaggctgagCTTCAGAATAGTCAATGAAAATCTGACCAACCCAGACTCTCAGTCTCCAGAGTACAAAGCAGCAGTGGAAAGCATCAGCCACAAG TCAGAGCCCAGCATCAACAGGGCTGAGGTTGAAAGGGCTTTCCAGGATGGGGCTTCCAACACAACTGGCCtgtggctgggaagcagctacCAGCTGCAAGGATTCTCAGTGGCTG GCTTGGAACTAGCAATTGAGGCAGTAACTCACAAACCCCCCCTCAAGTCTGGGAGAGAGAACTTCAGATTACACTTCAGAATCTCCAACCTGCCCtactccccagagctgcaggaccCCAGCTCCCAGAGATACCAAATGAACAAAGAGAACATTGAGAAAGAG CTGGAAGTATTCAGGACCAGCAGCCTGAAGGACTACTTTGTTGGCTGTACTGTTGAGAGCTTTGG GCCTGTCCGTGGGAAGCCTCACACAGACGTGGTCTCCATCTGcaaattccttgtggactcctcgAGGACCTTGCAGAAGCAGGAGGTGTATGAGGAGCTGACACGCCTGACACAGGGCTTCACCAAGCTGGGCTCCAGCTATGAGCTGGAAGAGCAGAGTTTGGTGGTTGAAG GTTACTCTCCAATCAAGACAGAAGAACACCAGTCTGGAAGATTTGGTGAGTGA